One Dictyoglomus turgidum DSM 6724 DNA window includes the following coding sequences:
- a CDS encoding sugar ABC transporter ATP-binding protein yields the protein MEGISKAFPGVQALDRVDFEAYAGEVMALVGENGAGKSTLVKILSGVYKRDSGRIYLEGKRVEIQDPYHAQLLGISTIHQELNVTPNQTVAQNIFLGREIKRKGIWGFLGFVDKKEIEERAKKLLERVGANIPPDELVKNLSVAQIQLVEIAKALALKAKIIIMDEPTSALGPEEVEKLFEVIKQLKDQGIAIVFISHRLEEVFRIADRITILRDGKLVGYMSKDEATPDKVIYLMVNRPIGDMFKREEGIKGEPILEVRNLSSNVVKNVSFTLYKGEILGIAGLVGSGRTELVRLIFGADPKKSGEIFIEGNKVEINSPEDAVKFGIGLVPEDRQNQGLILNMPIRENIGITIIKKLLKLLNFVDKAKLTKISEEFVRRLNIKTPSVFEKVLYLSGGNQQKVVLSKWLASEPKILILDEPTRGIDVGAKAEIHAIMSQLARSGISIIMISSEMPEVLAMSDRILVMSEGKIVAEVSREEATQEKIMAYASGNIVN from the coding sequence ATGGAGGGAATATCTAAAGCATTTCCAGGAGTTCAAGCTCTTGATAGGGTAGATTTTGAGGCATATGCTGGCGAGGTTATGGCACTTGTGGGAGAAAATGGTGCAGGTAAGTCAACCCTTGTGAAGATCTTAAGTGGAGTTTATAAAAGGGATTCAGGGAGGATTTATCTTGAAGGTAAGAGGGTTGAGATACAAGATCCTTATCATGCTCAGCTTTTAGGAATTAGTACTATTCATCAGGAATTGAATGTAACTCCTAATCAAACTGTGGCACAGAATATATTTCTTGGAAGGGAGATTAAGAGAAAAGGAATATGGGGTTTTCTTGGTTTTGTGGATAAAAAAGAAATAGAGGAGAGAGCAAAAAAGCTTTTAGAAAGGGTAGGAGCTAACATTCCTCCTGATGAGCTGGTTAAAAATCTCTCGGTAGCTCAGATCCAACTTGTAGAAATAGCAAAAGCTTTAGCTCTCAAGGCAAAAATAATAATTATGGATGAGCCTACCTCAGCTCTTGGTCCGGAAGAAGTAGAAAAACTTTTTGAAGTAATAAAGCAGTTGAAAGATCAGGGTATTGCTATTGTTTTCATTTCTCATAGATTGGAAGAGGTATTTAGAATTGCCGATAGAATAACCATATTAAGAGATGGTAAATTAGTGGGATATATGTCTAAGGACGAGGCTACACCGGACAAAGTTATTTATCTTATGGTAAATAGGCCTATTGGAGATATGTTTAAGAGGGAAGAAGGTATCAAGGGAGAGCCAATTCTTGAGGTTAGAAATTTGAGTAGTAATGTGGTTAAAAATGTTAGTTTCACTCTTTATAAAGGAGAGATTCTTGGAATTGCAGGACTTGTAGGTTCGGGAAGAACAGAACTTGTGAGACTGATTTTTGGTGCTGATCCTAAAAAATCAGGAGAGATTTTTATTGAGGGTAATAAAGTAGAGATAAATTCTCCTGAGGATGCTGTTAAATTTGGAATTGGATTAGTACCTGAGGATAGACAGAATCAAGGCTTGATATTAAATATGCCTATTAGAGAAAACATAGGAATAACAATTATAAAGAAATTATTAAAACTTTTGAATTTTGTTGATAAAGCTAAGCTTACAAAGATTTCAGAAGAATTTGTTAGGAGATTAAATATAAAGACTCCTTCGGTATTTGAGAAAGTTCTTTATCTTTCGGGAGGAAACCAACAAAAAGTAGTACTTTCAAAGTGGCTTGCTTCCGAGCCTAAGATACTTATTCTTGATGAACCTACTCGAGGAATAGACGTAGGAGCAAAGGCTGAGATACATGCGATTATGAGTCAACTTGCCAGATCTGGAATTTCTATAATCATGATATCTTCGGAAATGCCTGAAGTCCTTGCCATGAGCGATAGAATTCTTGTTATGAGTGAAGGAAAGATTGTAGCAGAAGTTTCAAGGGAAGAGGCCACGCAAGAAAAAATTATGGCATATGCCTCTGGAAATATAGTTAATTAA
- a CDS encoding sugar-binding protein encodes MKKLLVILFIVTVFLLMATTAQTPKKLVFAWIPKALNNPVFELGRDGAFKRAEELSKKGPYKVEVLYVASVASDATEQARVVEDVVARKVDGIAISCNDPTALIDVINKAVEAGIPVMTFDADSPKSKRFTYLGVNNYEGGKWAAKLLVKAMGTSGDVALLTGVPGALNLEERMRGFKDEIKKYPKIKIVTTVACYDDINRGVQVVEETMQKYPKLRGWFFVGLWPLFAERGSMPLWEKAAKAKKVFTVAFDTLPVELQLLKEGYLCGLVGQKYWGWGYDAIDILYRKVVNNEKFPDWIDSGMDIVTQKNVDAMIRAWLLKDFKTPLPPPF; translated from the coding sequence ATGAAAAAGCTTTTAGTAATTCTATTCATCGTTACGGTATTCCTTTTGATGGCTACTACAGCCCAGACTCCTAAAAAACTCGTATTCGCATGGATTCCTAAAGCTTTGAATAACCCAGTATTTGAGCTTGGTAGAGACGGTGCTTTTAAGAGAGCAGAAGAACTATCTAAGAAAGGTCCTTATAAAGTAGAGGTTCTATATGTGGCATCAGTAGCTTCTGATGCTACGGAGCAAGCAAGAGTTGTGGAAGATGTCGTTGCAAGAAAGGTTGATGGGATAGCTATTTCTTGTAATGATCCTACCGCTTTGATAGATGTAATTAATAAGGCAGTTGAGGCAGGAATTCCGGTAATGACTTTTGACGCGGATTCTCCCAAGAGTAAGAGATTCACATATCTTGGAGTTAACAACTATGAGGGCGGTAAATGGGCTGCAAAACTCCTTGTAAAAGCTATGGGTACCAGTGGAGATGTGGCACTTTTAACTGGTGTACCTGGAGCTCTTAACTTAGAGGAAAGAATGAGAGGATTCAAAGATGAAATTAAGAAATATCCAAAGATAAAGATTGTTACTACTGTAGCTTGTTATGATGATATTAATAGAGGAGTACAGGTAGTAGAAGAGACTATGCAGAAGTATCCAAAGCTTAGAGGTTGGTTCTTTGTAGGACTTTGGCCCCTCTTTGCAGAAAGAGGATCTATGCCTCTTTGGGAAAAGGCTGCAAAGGCTAAGAAAGTATTTACTGTTGCTTTTGATACTCTTCCTGTGGAACTACAATTACTTAAAGAGGGATATCTTTGCGGTTTAGTAGGTCAAAAATATTGGGGTTGGGGTTATGATGCTATAGATATCCTTTATAGGAAAGTGGTAAATAACGAAAAGTTCCCAGATTGGATTGACTCTGGAATGGATATTGTAACCCAGAAAAATGTAGATGCAATGATTAGGGCATGGCTCTTGAAAGATTTCAAGACACCTCTTCCACCTCCATTCTAA